A portion of the Oscillospiraceae bacterium genome contains these proteins:
- the nusA gene encoding transcription termination factor NusA produces the protein MAAANNEFFEALSMLEHERGITAEYLIEKIKAAIIIAVKKNYEVEEDHVKVDIDPDTGRFDVALIQDVVADEDWYDEHSEIGITEAQKIRKTYEVGDRIITPLKTKDFGRIAAQTAKHVIRQGIREAERSQQLSEIQSRAHDIVQATVTRVDPEKGIVALDLGKGGEAILPRNEQVPGEVYTEGQSLQVYVVDVVSTERGPRVMISRTHPGLVKRLFELEVPEIFDGTVEVKAISREAGARTKMAVWSKDPNVNPVSACIGEHGSRVAAVVEKLGGEKIDIVKWSEDVSEFISAALSPAKVVKVELLPGETRSCRVTVPDQQLSLAIGNKGQNARLCARLTGYNIDIRPESGYYGEDEEPKKKEEAADAE, from the coding sequence ATGGCAGCAGCGAACAACGAATTTTTTGAAGCTCTCTCCATGCTGGAGCACGAGCGCGGCATCACCGCAGAGTACCTGATCGAGAAGATCAAGGCCGCCATCATCATTGCCGTCAAGAAGAACTACGAGGTCGAGGAGGACCACGTCAAGGTGGACATCGACCCCGATACCGGCCGCTTCGATGTGGCCCTGATCCAGGACGTCGTGGCCGACGAGGACTGGTACGACGAGCACTCCGAGATCGGCATCACCGAGGCCCAGAAGATCCGCAAGACCTACGAAGTGGGCGACCGCATCATCACCCCGCTCAAGACCAAAGACTTTGGCCGCATTGCCGCCCAGACCGCAAAGCACGTCATTCGTCAGGGTATCCGCGAGGCCGAGCGCAGCCAGCAGCTGAGCGAGATCCAGTCCCGCGCACACGACATCGTGCAGGCCACCGTCACCCGTGTGGACCCGGAGAAGGGCATCGTGGCCCTGGATCTGGGCAAGGGCGGCGAGGCCATCCTGCCCCGCAACGAGCAGGTGCCCGGCGAGGTGTACACCGAGGGCCAGAGCCTGCAGGTCTACGTTGTGGACGTGGTGAGCACCGAGCGCGGCCCCCGCGTCATGATCAGCCGCACCCACCCCGGCCTTGTCAAGCGCCTGTTTGAGCTGGAAGTGCCGGAGATCTTTGACGGCACCGTGGAGGTCAAGGCCATCAGCCGCGAGGCCGGTGCCCGCACCAAGATGGCCGTGTGGAGCAAGGACCCCAACGTCAACCCCGTCTCTGCCTGCATCGGCGAGCACGGCAGCCGCGTGGCCGCTGTGGTCGAGAAGCTGGGCGGCGAGAAGATCGACATCGTCAAGTGGAGCGAGGACGTCTCCGAGTTCATCTCCGCAGCCCTGAGCCCCGCCAAGGTGGTCAAGGTGGAGCTGCTGCCCGGCGAGACCCGCTCCTGCCGCGTGACCGTGCCCGACCAGCAGCTGAGCCTGGCCATTGGCAACAAGGGCCAGAACGCCCGCCTGTGCGCACGCCTGACCGGCTACAACATTGATATCCGCCCGGAGAGCGGCTACTACGGCGAGGACGAAGAGCCGAAGAAGAAGGAAGAAGCTGCCGACGCCGAATAA
- a CDS encoding ribosome maturation factor RimP has protein sequence MAKQSGGNTAQRVEALVRPTVEGMGLRLWDVVFEKEGPDWYLRVLIDKDGTMDTDTCADVSHALDPILDEADPIDQSYYLEVGSPGLGRKLTRPEHYEQLKGQKIRAKLIRPNADGVRELAGILTGREGTTVTLDTDNGPVAFEVNAASSVQLCDDEDLFD, from the coding sequence ATGGCGAAGCAGTCTGGCGGCAACACCGCCCAGAGAGTCGAAGCGCTTGTCCGCCCCACCGTGGAGGGCATGGGCCTGCGCCTGTGGGATGTCGTTTTTGAAAAGGAAGGGCCGGACTGGTATCTTCGCGTCCTCATCGACAAGGACGGCACCATGGACACCGATACCTGCGCAGATGTTTCCCACGCACTGGACCCCATCCTGGACGAGGCCGACCCCATCGACCAGAGCTACTATCTGGAAGTGGGCAGCCCCGGCCTGGGCCGCAAGCTGACCCGCCCGGAGCACTACGAGCAGCTCAAGGGCCAGAAGATCCGGGCAAAGCTCATCCGCCCCAACGCCGACGGCGTGCGCGAGCTGGCCGGCATCCTGACCGGCCGCGAGGGCACCACCGTGACCCTGGACACCGACAACGGCCCTGTGGCCTTTGAGGTGAACGCCGCATCCAGCGTGCAGCTGTGCGACGACGAAGATCTGTTTGACTGA
- a CDS encoding aminopeptidase, which produces MKNFDELLKKYADFIVRVGVNPQPGQVLIINCALEGAPLARLCVRSAFEAGARDVQVNWTDDAVTRTRMELGSEEALTDHKGWQLRRYLDYAETEGGVCVLHLIADDPEVFAGLDGAKISRVNSANRAFMQPWREYTMNDRVQWSIAAIPSAPWAKKMFPELDTDAAIEALWQLIFDTCRVTGGDPVGEWQEHLARLSALRDKMNALNLESVHFASSNGTDLTVGIADQAVWESAASKNEKGVTFLPNIPTEEVFTAPHKDKVNGVVYGTKPYVFNGQLIKGFHVTFKDGKVVEHGAEEGADLLGQLLDTDEGARHIGEVALVPASSPINRCGKLFYNTLFDENAACHIAFGDSYPGTTAGGTGLTREQLDARGMNHSSLHEDVMIGAEDSEITGKCRDGRTVQLFQNGVWVL; this is translated from the coding sequence GTGAAAAACTTTGACGAACTTCTCAAGAAATATGCCGATTTCATCGTCCGGGTGGGGGTCAACCCCCAGCCGGGCCAGGTGCTGATCATCAACTGTGCGCTGGAAGGTGCCCCGCTGGCACGGCTGTGCGTGCGCAGCGCCTTTGAGGCGGGTGCGCGGGATGTGCAGGTGAACTGGACCGACGACGCCGTCACCCGCACCCGCATGGAGCTGGGCAGCGAAGAGGCCCTGACCGACCACAAGGGCTGGCAGCTGCGCCGCTATCTGGACTACGCCGAGACCGAGGGCGGCGTGTGCGTGCTGCACCTCATCGCCGACGACCCGGAGGTGTTTGCCGGGCTGGACGGGGCCAAGATCAGCCGGGTGAACAGCGCCAACCGCGCCTTCATGCAGCCCTGGCGCGAGTACACCATGAACGACCGGGTGCAGTGGTCCATCGCGGCCATCCCGTCCGCGCCGTGGGCCAAGAAGATGTTCCCGGAGCTGGACACCGATGCCGCCATCGAGGCGCTGTGGCAGCTGATCTTTGACACCTGCCGCGTGACCGGCGGTGACCCGGTGGGCGAGTGGCAGGAGCATCTGGCTCGGCTGTCTGCCCTGCGGGACAAGATGAACGCCCTGAATCTGGAGAGCGTGCACTTTGCCAGCAGCAACGGCACCGACCTGACCGTGGGCATCGCTGACCAGGCCGTGTGGGAGAGCGCCGCGAGCAAGAACGAGAAGGGGGTCACCTTCCTGCCCAACATCCCCACAGAGGAGGTGTTCACCGCGCCCCATAAAGATAAGGTGAACGGCGTCGTGTACGGCACCAAGCCCTATGTGTTCAACGGCCAGCTCATCAAGGGCTTCCATGTGACCTTCAAGGATGGCAAGGTGGTGGAGCACGGTGCCGAGGAAGGTGCCGACCTGCTGGGCCAGCTGCTGGACACCGACGAGGGTGCCCGCCACATCGGCGAGGTGGCACTGGTGCCCGCTTCCAGCCCCATCAACCGCTGCGGCAAGCTGTTCTACAACACCCTGTTTGACGAGAACGCCGCCTGCCACATCGCCTTTGGCGACAGCTACCCCGGCACCACCGCGGGCGGCACCGGCCTGACCCGGGAGCAGCTGGACGCACGCGGCATGAACCACTCCTCCCTGCACGAGGACGTGATGATCGGTGCCGAGGACAGCGAGATCACCGGCAAATGCCGCGACGGCCGCACCGTGCAGCTGTTCCAGAACGGCGTCTGGGTGCTGTAA